Proteins encoded within one genomic window of Candidatus Hydrogenedentota bacterium:
- the flgL gene encoding flagellar hook-associated protein FlgL, producing the protein MGAVRTTQQLLVDRVLNDLTRQQLRILALQEQLSTGQAVNRPSDGTLETRRAISARGEVSKNEQYITNISNLGPGLQESDSALQTSISVLQRVRELTLQGASGSNAPLQREQIAIEVNQLLESILETANRESNGRFIFGGTVTRTPPFVATRDAAGEIVSVAYAGNDEIIRQEVQDGILVSANEPGSAVYTAAGASGADIFQTVLDIRENLRAGDLNALETRLDELASAQEQVLISLARVGSIQNRVDRVRSNLEEINQQLLQVISDNIDADFAETILQLNAQSNALQASLNAGARVIQPSLLNFLS; encoded by the coding sequence ATGGGCGCGGTACGCACGACACAACAACTTCTGGTTGACCGGGTGCTGAACGACCTGACGCGGCAGCAGCTGCGCATTCTGGCGCTTCAGGAACAGCTCTCGACCGGCCAGGCTGTGAACCGCCCGAGCGACGGCACGCTGGAAACGCGCCGCGCCATTAGCGCCCGCGGCGAAGTTTCGAAAAACGAACAGTACATCACCAATATCAGCAACCTGGGCCCGGGACTGCAGGAGAGCGACAGCGCGCTCCAGACGTCCATCAGCGTGTTGCAGCGGGTTCGCGAACTGACGCTCCAGGGCGCATCCGGATCCAACGCCCCCCTCCAGCGCGAGCAAATTGCGATCGAGGTCAACCAGCTGCTCGAGTCCATCCTCGAAACCGCGAACCGGGAGAGCAATGGGCGGTTTATCTTCGGCGGCACGGTGACCCGGACCCCGCCCTTCGTCGCCACGCGGGACGCGGCCGGTGAAATCGTATCGGTGGCCTACGCCGGAAACGACGAAATCATCCGGCAGGAAGTGCAGGACGGAATCCTGGTCTCGGCGAACGAGCCCGGAAGCGCCGTCTACACGGCGGCGGGCGCCAGCGGAGCGGATATTTTCCAGACCGTCCTGGACATCCGGGAGAACCTGCGCGCGGGCGATCTGAACGCCCTGGAGACCCGGCTGGACGAACTGGCCTCCGCCCAGGAACAGGTACTCATTTCGCTTGCGCGCGTGGGCTCGATACAGAATCGCGTCGACCGCGTGCGCTCAAACCTGGAGGAAATCAACCAGCAGCTGCTCCAGGTGATTTCGGACAACATTGACGCGGATTTCGCGGAGACTATTCTGCAATTGAACGCGCAGTCGAACGCCTTGCAGGCATCGCTCAACGCCGGCGCGCGCGTCATACAACCCAGCCTGCTCAACTTTCTCTCGTAG